A region of the Ranitomeya imitator isolate aRanImi1 chromosome 5, aRanImi1.pri, whole genome shotgun sequence genome:
aaaatatattataatcttttttttacctactacgaatatatagtttggatgcggttatggtggtacaactttttgttgccgggttcataacttgtttttttttcccccccaggatgacagtgcgcaggagagtacactggactgttcacaggactgcacgacaacagatttagtggaggctgcacctgccaggactcaatcgaggcaaggtcaaagaaaacggaaagccacctcagacgcctcacatgaactattgagccttgctaagaaggtgttgacaagaaatgttagccctgcgttgcaggggtttggacactatgtggttgacaaactggccaaaatggacgacaaccaaagaatactagcagagcgtctgattatggaagcagtaaacaggggtacagatggcgatttggacaagaacacttgtttggtctcttcccggccaatacagcggacagagccatcaaattacaatggttggtcacagtgtcagacatcgatgcgacacaatgctcacgtttcccacttcggccagccaccacctaataactcctacacgccaataccgtcacatatggcttcgcccatcaggcaccaaagttttcagccgga
Encoded here:
- the LOC138680755 gene encoding uncharacterized protein — encoded protein: MSNRVEFIRDFIEIYQSFPCLWKIKSPEYCNREKRREGYLKLIELYNCHAPEEAANEAVIKKKIQALRTVWRKELNKVLQTTRSGASTEDVYVPKLWYFEHLNFLRDQEVPRTSTCLRNLAPVEQIVSENHAEQESQGQQDDSAQESTLDCSQDCTTTDLVEAAPARTQSRQGQRKRKATSDASHELLSLAKKVLTRNVSPALQGFGHYVVDKLAKMDDNQRILAERLIMEAVNRGTDGDLDKNTCLVSSRPIQRTEPSNYNGWSQCQTSMRHNAHVSHFGQPPPNNSYTPIPSHMASPIRHQSFQPEQSSYHNL